From a single Bacillus pumilus genomic region:
- a CDS encoding DUF2768 domain-containing protein encodes MSFALIKMWFALGSMGLMFLAVVTIYFSRFKLKSRFLKIAASTVAYSLMLVSGIIVFLVVFSGPVNE; translated from the coding sequence ATGAGTTTTGCTTTAATCAAGATGTGGTTTGCGCTTGGTTCAATGGGGCTCATGTTTTTGGCCGTAGTAACCATTTATTTCAGTCGATTTAAGCTGAAAAGCCGGTTTCTTAAAATAGCAGCCTCGACCGTCGCATACAGCCTGATGCTCGTATCAGGTATCATTGTGTTTTTAGTTGTATTTAGCGGGCCGGTCAATGAATAA
- a CDS encoding NAD(P)H-dependent glycerol-3-phosphate dehydrogenase produces the protein MKKISVLGAGSWGTALALVLADNHHDVHMWGHRQELIDQINEKHENHDYLPNVELPASIQATTDMKQALEGTDAIIVAVPTKAIREVLKRANELITSKVPFVHVSKGIEPDTLLRISQMIEQEVPDEKREAVVVLSGPSHAEEVGLRHPTTVTVSSENIESAQFVQDLFMNNNFRVYTNPDVIGVEIGGALKNIIALAAGITDGLGYGDNAKAALITRGLAEIARLGTKMGGNPLTFAGLTGVGDLIVTCTSVHSRNWRCGNLLGKGYKLEEVLEKMGMVVEGVRTTKGAYQLSKEYKVSMPITEALYHVLFEGKKVGDAVESLMARVKTHEMEDLVNMFENQTK, from the coding sequence ATGAAGAAAATTTCAGTACTAGGAGCAGGAAGCTGGGGAACAGCTCTTGCGCTTGTATTAGCTGATAATCATCATGATGTACACATGTGGGGACATAGACAAGAGCTCATTGATCAAATCAATGAGAAGCATGAAAATCATGATTACTTGCCAAATGTCGAACTGCCAGCGTCTATTCAGGCGACGACAGATATGAAGCAGGCTTTAGAAGGGACAGACGCTATTATTGTCGCTGTACCAACAAAGGCCATTCGCGAAGTATTGAAGCGGGCAAATGAACTGATCACATCGAAAGTTCCGTTTGTTCATGTGAGTAAAGGAATTGAACCAGATACACTTCTTAGAATTTCTCAAATGATTGAACAAGAAGTCCCAGATGAGAAAAGAGAAGCTGTCGTTGTCTTATCAGGGCCGAGTCATGCAGAGGAAGTAGGCTTGCGTCATCCGACAACCGTCACTGTTTCATCAGAAAATATTGAATCGGCTCAATTTGTTCAAGATTTGTTTATGAATAACAACTTTAGAGTGTACACAAATCCTGATGTGATTGGTGTTGAAATTGGCGGAGCATTGAAAAATATCATTGCTCTTGCCGCAGGGATCACAGACGGACTTGGATATGGTGACAATGCAAAAGCAGCGCTCATCACAAGAGGACTTGCTGAAATCGCACGTCTCGGTACAAAAATGGGCGGAAACCCTCTTACATTTGCCGGATTAACGGGCGTTGGAGATTTGATCGTGACATGTACAAGTGTTCATTCGCGTAACTGGCGCTGTGGAAATCTGCTAGGTAAAGGGTATAAGCTTGAAGAAGTGCTTGAAAAAATGGGAATGGTCGTCGAAGGCGTCCGTACAACAAAAGGTGCTTATCAACTCTCCAAAGAATACAAGGTCAGCATGCCGATTACAGAGGCGCTTTACCACGTTCTGTTTGAAGGGAAAAAGGTGGGCGATGCTGTAGAATCATTGATGGCACGTGTGAAAACACATGAAATGGAAGACCTTGTGAACATGTTTGAAAATCAAACAAAATAA
- the der gene encoding ribosome biogenesis GTPase Der, producing MGKPVVAIVGRPNVGKSTIFNRIAGERISIVEDTPGVTRDRIYSSAEWLNYDFNLIDTGGIDIGDEPFLAQIRHQAEIAMDEADVIIFMVNGRDGVTSADEEVAKILYRTKKPVVLAVNKLDNPEMRSDVYDFYALGFGEPYPISGTHGLGLGDLLDAVAEHFKNLPDTQYAEEVVQFCLIGRPNVGKSSLVNAMLGEDRVIVSNIAGTTRDAVDTMFTYNQRDFVIVDTAGMRKKGKVYETTEKYSVLRALKAIDRSDVVAVVLDGEEGIIEQDKRIAGYAHEAGKAVVIIVNKWDVVEKDERTMKEFEQNIREHFQFLDYAPVLFMSALTKKRIHTLMPSIITASENHAMRVQTNILNDIIMDAVAMNPTPTHNGQRLKIYYATQVAIKPPSFVVFVNDPELMHFSYERFLENRIRDAFGFEGTPIKIFARARK from the coding sequence ATGGGTAAACCTGTCGTAGCCATTGTTGGAAGGCCCAACGTTGGAAAATCTACAATTTTTAATCGAATCGCAGGCGAAAGAATATCGATTGTAGAAGACACACCTGGTGTAACAAGAGATCGAATCTATAGCTCTGCTGAATGGTTAAATTATGACTTTAATTTAATAGATACTGGTGGAATTGATATTGGAGATGAGCCATTTTTAGCTCAAATTCGCCATCAGGCAGAAATCGCAATGGATGAAGCGGATGTCATCATCTTTATGGTAAATGGCCGAGATGGCGTCACATCTGCTGATGAAGAAGTCGCAAAAATTTTATATCGCACGAAAAAGCCAGTTGTACTTGCTGTCAATAAACTGGACAACCCTGAAATGAGAAGCGACGTGTATGACTTTTATGCACTAGGATTTGGCGAGCCGTATCCGATTTCTGGAACGCACGGATTAGGTCTAGGTGATCTGCTGGATGCTGTCGCAGAACACTTCAAAAACTTACCGGATACACAGTATGCTGAAGAAGTCGTTCAGTTCTGCTTAATTGGGCGCCCGAATGTAGGGAAATCCTCTTTAGTGAATGCAATGCTTGGAGAAGACCGTGTCATTGTGAGCAATATCGCTGGTACGACAAGAGATGCTGTGGATACGATGTTTACGTACAATCAGCGTGACTTTGTCATTGTCGATACAGCAGGTATGAGGAAAAAAGGAAAAGTATATGAAACAACAGAGAAATACAGCGTGCTTCGTGCATTAAAAGCCATTGATCGTTCTGATGTTGTCGCTGTTGTTCTTGACGGTGAAGAAGGCATTATTGAACAGGATAAACGTATTGCAGGTTATGCACATGAAGCTGGTAAAGCCGTTGTGATCATTGTGAACAAATGGGATGTTGTTGAAAAAGATGAGCGTACGATGAAGGAATTTGAGCAAAACATCCGCGAGCATTTTCAATTCCTTGATTATGCACCTGTCTTATTTATGTCAGCTCTCACGAAAAAGAGAATTCATACGTTAATGCCATCCATTATTACAGCTAGTGAAAATCATGCGATGCGCGTTCAAACAAATATTTTGAACGATATCATCATGGATGCAGTAGCAATGAATCCAACCCCGACTCATAATGGACAGCGTCTGAAAATTTACTATGCGACACAGGTGGCCATTAAGCCTCCGTCCTTTGTTGTGTTTGTAAACGATCCTGAGCTTATGCACTTTTCTTACGAACGTTTCCTAGAAAACCGCATTCGCGATGCATTTGGTTTTGAAGGAACACCGATTAAAATATTTGCGAGAGCGAGAAAATAA
- a CDS encoding capping complex subunit for YIEGIA, producing the protein MANTIEQFILAVATTNKERVIGGTAVFFCENKEELDMYAMNLEAILDGIAHGIGEDLYLIVKHF; encoded by the coding sequence ATGGCGAACACCATTGAACAATTTATACTCGCTGTGGCCACAACAAATAAAGAGCGGGTCATTGGCGGAACAGCCGTTTTCTTCTGTGAAAATAAAGAAGAGCTTGACATGTATGCCATGAATTTAGAGGCCATTTTAGATGGAATTGCACACGGAATTGGTGAAGATCTTTACTTGATTGTCAAACATTTTTAA